In Carya illinoinensis cultivar Pawnee chromosome 6, C.illinoinensisPawnee_v1, whole genome shotgun sequence, a single genomic region encodes these proteins:
- the LOC122313548 gene encoding receptor-like protein kinase 7 isoform X2, with translation MSADPFLQQRLPPLVVFLFFFSLISFSKSDELQPLLKLKLALQDSNTNVFSSWTQGNSVCNFTGIVCNSNGLVKEINLPKQNLRGILPFDSICMLGSLEKLSLGSNFLYGTITRDLENCTSLQDLDMGHNSFSGEVPDLSSLWRLNFLSLNDSGFSGSFPWRSLENLTSLTFLSLGDNFFQTSPFPVEVLKLENLYWLYLSNCSLVGRIPEGLGNLTRLKNLWQLELYSNFLTGELPAGFGNLSSLENFDASRNKLQGNISEVRYLAKLASLQLFENQFAGEVPEELGELRNLVKLSLYTNKFTGPLPEKLGSWADFDYIDVSENFFSGPIPPDMCRNGKMDKLLLLQNRFTGGIPENYANCSSLTRIRVTNNSLSGVIPAGIWGLPNLALLDLSVNHFEGPVASNIVKAKSLAQLFLSNNSFSGELPVTMSEASSLVSIQLSSNQFSGQIPATIGGLKNLNSLHLDGNMFSGVIPDSLGSCVSLTDINLSDNSLSGNIPAGLGHLPTLNFLDLSNNNLSGEIPNSLSSLSLSLLDLSNNQLIGQIPEALSIQPFSDSFDGNPGLCSPNFKHFQPCSSGSRTTKHLRTLIFCFIAGALVLLVLLACFLCVKLRHNNLDGSLKPNSWDMKPYRVLSFTENEIINAITSENLIGKGGSGNVYKVILANGKELAVKHIWISDSGDQKNCQSSSAMLTKRNFRSAEYEAEVATLSSVRHVNVVKLYCSITSEDSHLLVYEYLPNGSLWDCLHTCKKMEVGWKVRYEIALGAARGLEYLHHGCGRSVIHRDVKSSNILLDGNWKPRIADFGLAKMVQAGGGDWTHVVAGTVGYIAPEYAYTDKVNEKSDVYSFGVVLMELVTGKRPIEPEVGESGDIVSWICSKMHSKESLLDLVDSTISEALKEDAIKVLRIAIHCTAKLPSLRPSMMVVVQMLEEAEPCGPTDIVVDKECQDGSNERVKNTGSIRALETQIDRPC, from the exons ATGTCGGCCGACCCATTCTTGCAGCAGCGGCTGCCTCCGTTAGTTGtctttctattctttttcagCCTGATTTCTTTCTCCAAATCCGACGAGCTTCAGCCgcttctcaaactcaagttggccctccaagattcaaatacCAATGTTTTCAGCTCCTGGACACAAGGTAACTCCGTGTGCAACTTCACTGGGATTGTATGCAACTCCAATGGACTTGTCAAAGAAATCAATCTCCCAAAACAAAATTTACGTGGAATTCTTCCATTTGATTCGATATGCATGCTTGGGTCTCTGGAAAAGCTCTCCCTCGGGTCGAATTTTTTGTATGGCACCATCACTCGGGACTTGGAAAATTGTACAAGTTTGCAAGATCTCGACATGGGTCACAATTCATTTTCTGGAGAAGTTCCTGACTTGTCTTCCTTATGGAGATTGAATTTCTTGAGTTTAAACGACAGCGGGTTTTCTGGGTCGTTTCCATGGAGATCATTGGAAAATCTTACCAGTCTCACTTTCTTAAGCCTGGGTGacaacttttttcaaacaaGTCCTTTCCCTGTGGAGGTCTTGAAGCTTGAGAATTTGTACTGGCTTTACCTCTCAAACTGCAGCCTCGTAGGACGGATTCCAGAGGGTCTCGGAAACCTTACTCGC CTCAAGAATCTTTGGCAACTTGAGCTTTACAGTAATTTCTTGACCGGAGAACTGCCGGCGGGATTTGGAAATCTTAGCAGTCTAGAGAATTTTGATGCGAGCCGTAACAAGCTCCAAGGCAATATTTCTGAGGTGAGATACTTGGCAAAGCTTGCTTCTTTACAGCTCTTTGAGAACCAGTTCGCAGGGGAGGTTCCTGAAGAGCTTGGGGAGCTCAGAAACCTCGTGAAGTTGTCGCTCTACACGAACAAGTTCACTGGTCCTCTTCCTGAAAAGCTCGGCTCGTGGGCGGATTTCGATTACATTGATGTCTCGGAGAATTTTTTTAGCGGTCCTATACCTCCAGACATGTGCCGGAATGGTAAAATGGATAAACTGCTTTTGTTACAGAATAGGTTCACTGGTGGAATCCCAGAAAACTATGCGAATTGCTCGTCTCTGACTCGGATACGAGTGACTAACAATTCTCTTTCGGGTGTTATTCCCGCTGGGATATGGGGCTTGCCCAACTTAGCCTTGCTTGATCTCTCTGTCAATCATTTCGAAGGTCCGGTGGCATCCAATATTGTTAAGGCAAAATCTCTAGCACAGTTATTTCTATCTAACAACAGCTTCTCCGGTGAATTGCCGGTGACAATGTCCGAAGCTTCATCTTTAGTCTCAATACAGTTGAGTTCGAATCAATTTTCTGGTCAAATCCCAGCAACAATTGGTGGATTGAAGAATCTAAACAGTCTTCATCTAGATGGAAACATGTTTTCCGGCGTTATACCGGATTCATTAGGCTCATGTGTTTCCCTCACCGACATAAACCTCTCCGACAATTCACTTTCAGGCAACATTCCAGCAGGTCTTGGACACTTGCCTACTCTCAACTTCTTGGACTTATCCAATAACAATCTTTCTGGAGAAATTCCTAACAGTTTGTCATCACTGAGTCTAAGCCTTCTGGATCTGTCAAACAACCAGTTGATCGGTCAAATACCCGAGGCTCTTTCGATCCAACCCTTCAGTGACAGCTTCGATGGAAATCCAGGCTTATGCAGTCCAAATTTCAAGCATTTCCAGCCATGTTCATCAGGTTCTAGAACAACAAAACACCTCCGGACGCTGATTTTCTGTTTTATTGCTGGGGCATTGGTTCTGCTTGTTTTGCTGGCATGCTTCCTATGCGTTAAGCTAAGACATAATAACCTCGATGGTTCATTGAAGCCTAATTCTTGGGATATGAAGCCCTATCGAGTGCTAAGCTTCACAGAGAATGAGATCATTAATGCCATAACaagtgaaaatttgattggaaaaGGAGGGTCGGGGAATGTGTACAAGGTTATATTAGCTAATGGTAAAGAACTTGCTGTAAAGCACATTTGGATATCTGATTCAGGTGACCAGAAAAATTGCCAGAGCAGCTCGGCTATGCTAACAAAAAGGAATTTCCGATCAGCAGAATATGAAGCCGAGGTGGCCACATTGAGCTCAGTGAGGCATGTGAATGTGGTGAAGCTTTACTGTAGCATCACAAGTGAGGATAGCCATCTGCTGGTTTACGAGTATTTGCCAAATGGGAGCTTGTGGGATTGTCTGCACACATGCAAGAAGATGGAAGTGGGATGGAAGGTGCGGTATGAGATTGCACTAGGGGCTGCTAGGGGATTGGAGTATCTGCACCATGGGTGTGGTAGGTCGGTGATTCATCGTGATGTGAAATCCAGTAATATCTTGCTGGATGGAAATTGGAAGCCAAGGATAGCTGATTTCGGGTTAGCAAAGATGGTGCAGGCTGGTGGAGGAGATTGGACTCATGTTGTTGCTGGGACAGTTGGATACATTGCTCCTG AGTATGCATACACAGACAAGGTAAATGAGAAGAGTGATGTCTACAGCTTTGGGGTAGTCCTTATGGAGCTTGTCACAGGAAAGAGGCCGATTGAGCCAGAGGTTGGAGAGAGCGGGGACATAGTCAGCTGGATATGCAGCAAAATGCATAGCAAAGAAAGTCTGCTTGACTTGGTGGACTCAACCATCTCAGAGGCTCTAAAGGAAGATGCAATCAAGGTGTTGAGAATAGCAATCCACTGTACGGCAAAACTTCCGAGTCTAAGACCCTCCATGATGGTGGTAGTTCAGATGCTAGAAGAGGCTGAGCCATGTGGTCCTACCGATATTGTCGTCGACAAAGAATGCCAAGATGGTTCAAATGAGAGAGTGAAGAATACTGGCAGTATCCGAGCCCTTGAAACTCAAATTGATCGTCCCTGCTAA
- the LOC122313548 gene encoding receptor-like protein kinase 7 isoform X1 yields the protein MSADPFLQQRLPPLVVFLFFFSLISFSKSDELQPLLKLKLALQDSNTNVFSSWTQGNSVCNFTGIVCNSNGLVKEINLPKQNLRGILPFDSICMLGSLEKLSLGSNFLYGTITRDLENCTSLQDLDMGHNSFSGEVPDLSSLWRLNFLSLNDSGFSGSFPWRSLENLTSLTFLSLGDNFFQTSPFPVEVLKLENLYWLYLSNCSLVGRIPEGLGNLTRLINLELSCNQLSGEIPADIGKLKNLWQLELYSNFLTGELPAGFGNLSSLENFDASRNKLQGNISEVRYLAKLASLQLFENQFAGEVPEELGELRNLVKLSLYTNKFTGPLPEKLGSWADFDYIDVSENFFSGPIPPDMCRNGKMDKLLLLQNRFTGGIPENYANCSSLTRIRVTNNSLSGVIPAGIWGLPNLALLDLSVNHFEGPVASNIVKAKSLAQLFLSNNSFSGELPVTMSEASSLVSIQLSSNQFSGQIPATIGGLKNLNSLHLDGNMFSGVIPDSLGSCVSLTDINLSDNSLSGNIPAGLGHLPTLNFLDLSNNNLSGEIPNSLSSLSLSLLDLSNNQLIGQIPEALSIQPFSDSFDGNPGLCSPNFKHFQPCSSGSRTTKHLRTLIFCFIAGALVLLVLLACFLCVKLRHNNLDGSLKPNSWDMKPYRVLSFTENEIINAITSENLIGKGGSGNVYKVILANGKELAVKHIWISDSGDQKNCQSSSAMLTKRNFRSAEYEAEVATLSSVRHVNVVKLYCSITSEDSHLLVYEYLPNGSLWDCLHTCKKMEVGWKVRYEIALGAARGLEYLHHGCGRSVIHRDVKSSNILLDGNWKPRIADFGLAKMVQAGGGDWTHVVAGTVGYIAPEYAYTDKVNEKSDVYSFGVVLMELVTGKRPIEPEVGESGDIVSWICSKMHSKESLLDLVDSTISEALKEDAIKVLRIAIHCTAKLPSLRPSMMVVVQMLEEAEPCGPTDIVVDKECQDGSNERVKNTGSIRALETQIDRPC from the exons ATGTCGGCCGACCCATTCTTGCAGCAGCGGCTGCCTCCGTTAGTTGtctttctattctttttcagCCTGATTTCTTTCTCCAAATCCGACGAGCTTCAGCCgcttctcaaactcaagttggccctccaagattcaaatacCAATGTTTTCAGCTCCTGGACACAAGGTAACTCCGTGTGCAACTTCACTGGGATTGTATGCAACTCCAATGGACTTGTCAAAGAAATCAATCTCCCAAAACAAAATTTACGTGGAATTCTTCCATTTGATTCGATATGCATGCTTGGGTCTCTGGAAAAGCTCTCCCTCGGGTCGAATTTTTTGTATGGCACCATCACTCGGGACTTGGAAAATTGTACAAGTTTGCAAGATCTCGACATGGGTCACAATTCATTTTCTGGAGAAGTTCCTGACTTGTCTTCCTTATGGAGATTGAATTTCTTGAGTTTAAACGACAGCGGGTTTTCTGGGTCGTTTCCATGGAGATCATTGGAAAATCTTACCAGTCTCACTTTCTTAAGCCTGGGTGacaacttttttcaaacaaGTCCTTTCCCTGTGGAGGTCTTGAAGCTTGAGAATTTGTACTGGCTTTACCTCTCAAACTGCAGCCTCGTAGGACGGATTCCAGAGGGTCTCGGAAACCTTACTCGCCTCATAAATCTTGAGCTTTCCTGTAACCAATTGTCCGGTGAAATCCCGGCCGATATAGGAAAGCTCAAGAATCTTTGGCAACTTGAGCTTTACAGTAATTTCTTGACCGGAGAACTGCCGGCGGGATTTGGAAATCTTAGCAGTCTAGAGAATTTTGATGCGAGCCGTAACAAGCTCCAAGGCAATATTTCTGAGGTGAGATACTTGGCAAAGCTTGCTTCTTTACAGCTCTTTGAGAACCAGTTCGCAGGGGAGGTTCCTGAAGAGCTTGGGGAGCTCAGAAACCTCGTGAAGTTGTCGCTCTACACGAACAAGTTCACTGGTCCTCTTCCTGAAAAGCTCGGCTCGTGGGCGGATTTCGATTACATTGATGTCTCGGAGAATTTTTTTAGCGGTCCTATACCTCCAGACATGTGCCGGAATGGTAAAATGGATAAACTGCTTTTGTTACAGAATAGGTTCACTGGTGGAATCCCAGAAAACTATGCGAATTGCTCGTCTCTGACTCGGATACGAGTGACTAACAATTCTCTTTCGGGTGTTATTCCCGCTGGGATATGGGGCTTGCCCAACTTAGCCTTGCTTGATCTCTCTGTCAATCATTTCGAAGGTCCGGTGGCATCCAATATTGTTAAGGCAAAATCTCTAGCACAGTTATTTCTATCTAACAACAGCTTCTCCGGTGAATTGCCGGTGACAATGTCCGAAGCTTCATCTTTAGTCTCAATACAGTTGAGTTCGAATCAATTTTCTGGTCAAATCCCAGCAACAATTGGTGGATTGAAGAATCTAAACAGTCTTCATCTAGATGGAAACATGTTTTCCGGCGTTATACCGGATTCATTAGGCTCATGTGTTTCCCTCACCGACATAAACCTCTCCGACAATTCACTTTCAGGCAACATTCCAGCAGGTCTTGGACACTTGCCTACTCTCAACTTCTTGGACTTATCCAATAACAATCTTTCTGGAGAAATTCCTAACAGTTTGTCATCACTGAGTCTAAGCCTTCTGGATCTGTCAAACAACCAGTTGATCGGTCAAATACCCGAGGCTCTTTCGATCCAACCCTTCAGTGACAGCTTCGATGGAAATCCAGGCTTATGCAGTCCAAATTTCAAGCATTTCCAGCCATGTTCATCAGGTTCTAGAACAACAAAACACCTCCGGACGCTGATTTTCTGTTTTATTGCTGGGGCATTGGTTCTGCTTGTTTTGCTGGCATGCTTCCTATGCGTTAAGCTAAGACATAATAACCTCGATGGTTCATTGAAGCCTAATTCTTGGGATATGAAGCCCTATCGAGTGCTAAGCTTCACAGAGAATGAGATCATTAATGCCATAACaagtgaaaatttgattggaaaaGGAGGGTCGGGGAATGTGTACAAGGTTATATTAGCTAATGGTAAAGAACTTGCTGTAAAGCACATTTGGATATCTGATTCAGGTGACCAGAAAAATTGCCAGAGCAGCTCGGCTATGCTAACAAAAAGGAATTTCCGATCAGCAGAATATGAAGCCGAGGTGGCCACATTGAGCTCAGTGAGGCATGTGAATGTGGTGAAGCTTTACTGTAGCATCACAAGTGAGGATAGCCATCTGCTGGTTTACGAGTATTTGCCAAATGGGAGCTTGTGGGATTGTCTGCACACATGCAAGAAGATGGAAGTGGGATGGAAGGTGCGGTATGAGATTGCACTAGGGGCTGCTAGGGGATTGGAGTATCTGCACCATGGGTGTGGTAGGTCGGTGATTCATCGTGATGTGAAATCCAGTAATATCTTGCTGGATGGAAATTGGAAGCCAAGGATAGCTGATTTCGGGTTAGCAAAGATGGTGCAGGCTGGTGGAGGAGATTGGACTCATGTTGTTGCTGGGACAGTTGGATACATTGCTCCTG AGTATGCATACACAGACAAGGTAAATGAGAAGAGTGATGTCTACAGCTTTGGGGTAGTCCTTATGGAGCTTGTCACAGGAAAGAGGCCGATTGAGCCAGAGGTTGGAGAGAGCGGGGACATAGTCAGCTGGATATGCAGCAAAATGCATAGCAAAGAAAGTCTGCTTGACTTGGTGGACTCAACCATCTCAGAGGCTCTAAAGGAAGATGCAATCAAGGTGTTGAGAATAGCAATCCACTGTACGGCAAAACTTCCGAGTCTAAGACCCTCCATGATGGTGGTAGTTCAGATGCTAGAAGAGGCTGAGCCATGTGGTCCTACCGATATTGTCGTCGACAAAGAATGCCAAGATGGTTCAAATGAGAGAGTGAAGAATACTGGCAGTATCCGAGCCCTTGAAACTCAAATTGATCGTCCCTGCTAA
- the LOC122313551 gene encoding proline iminopeptidase-like isoform X1, with protein sequence MKLGFCTNSTITRSLPSAISAIIPHFTPLPNPSFSENFTPSGRKNLVLRVQNLGYKGEQQPVDLMESEKEVVELNRNLYQNIEPYCTGFLKVSDIHTIYWEQSGNPNGHPVVFLHGGPGGGTTPSNRRFFDPVFYRIILFDQRGAGKSTPHACLVENTTWDLIDDIEKLREHLEIPEWQVFGGSWGSTLALAYSQAHPDKVTGMVLRGIFLLRKKEIDWFYEGGAAAIYPDAWEPFRDLIPEKERGSFIDAYYKRLNSDDMETQYAAARAWTKWEMMTAHLLPNEENIKRGDDDMFSLAFARIENHYFVKRGFFPTDSFLLDNVDKIRHINTTIVQGRYDVCCPMMSAWDLHKAWPEADFKVVPNAGHSANEPGIAAELVAANEMLKNIIKKNVL encoded by the exons ATGAAGTTGGGGTTTTGTACCAACAGTACCATTACTCGCTCCTTACCTTCTGCAATTTCAGCCATTATTCCCCACTTCACTCCACTTCCCAATCCGTCATTCTCCGAGAATTTCACCCCCTCag GAAGAAAGAATTTAGTGCTACGTGTGCAGAATCTGGGATACAAGGGTGAGCAACAACCAGTTGACTTGATGGAGTCTGAAAAGGAAGTTGTGGAATTAAACAGGAACCTTTATCAAAATATCGAGCCATATTGTACTGGTTTTTTGAAGGTTTCAGACATTCACACAATCTATTGGGAGCAGTCCGGAAACCCAAATGGGCAT CCAGTCGTCTTTCTTCATGGAGGCCCAGGAGGAGGCACTACACCGAGTAATCGAAGATTCTTTGATCCTGTTTTTTACCGGATCATTCTCTTTGATCAG CGAGGTGCAGGGAAAAGTACACCCCATGCGTGCTTGGTGGAAAACACAACATGGGACCTCATTGATGATATTGAAAAGCTAAGGGAGCACTTGGAAATTCCAGAATGGCAG GTGTTTGGAGGGTCATGGGGAAGTACACTTGCTCTTGCATACAGCCAAGCACACCCTGACAAG GTAACTGGCATGGTCCTCAGAGGGATCTTTCTTTTGCGAAAGAAAGAGATAGATTGGTTTTATGAGGGTGGTGCTGCTGCCATATACCCTGATG CTTGGGAGCCATTTAGGGATCTTATACCCGAAAAGGAGAGGGGAAGCTTCATTGATGCCTACTATAAGAGATTAAACTCTGATGATATGGAAACACAA TATGCAGCTGCGAGAGCTTGGACGAAATGGGAAATGATGACAGCACATCTTCTCCCTAATGAAGAGAACATCAAGAGAGGTGATGATGATATGTTTTCACTG GCATTCGCAAGAATTGAAAATCATTACTTTGTGAAGCGCGGATTCTTTCCTACAGATTCATTCCTTTTAGATAATGTTGATAAGATAAGGCATATTAACACCACTATTGTACAG GGAAGATATGACGTTTGCTGTCCTATGATGTCAGCATGGGATCTTCATAAAGCATGGCCAGAGGCAGATTTTAAG GTTGTTCCAAATGCTGGGCACTCCGCAAATGAACCTGGAATAGCTGCGGAACTTGTAGCTGCGAACGAGATGCTGAAAAACATTATCAAGAAGAATGTACTCTGA
- the LOC122313551 gene encoding proline iminopeptidase-like isoform X2 — protein sequence MSLLHLRCAGRKNLVLRVQNLGYKGEQQPVDLMESEKEVVELNRNLYQNIEPYCTGFLKVSDIHTIYWEQSGNPNGHPVVFLHGGPGGGTTPSNRRFFDPVFYRIILFDQRGAGKSTPHACLVENTTWDLIDDIEKLREHLEIPEWQVFGGSWGSTLALAYSQAHPDKVTGMVLRGIFLLRKKEIDWFYEGGAAAIYPDAWEPFRDLIPEKERGSFIDAYYKRLNSDDMETQYAAARAWTKWEMMTAHLLPNEENIKRGDDDMFSLAFARIENHYFVKRGFFPTDSFLLDNVDKIRHINTTIVQGRYDVCCPMMSAWDLHKAWPEADFKVVPNAGHSANEPGIAAELVAANEMLKNIIKKNVL from the exons ATGTCTTTAC TACATTTACGTTGTGCAGGAAGAAAGAATTTAGTGCTACGTGTGCAGAATCTGGGATACAAGGGTGAGCAACAACCAGTTGACTTGATGGAGTCTGAAAAGGAAGTTGTGGAATTAAACAGGAACCTTTATCAAAATATCGAGCCATATTGTACTGGTTTTTTGAAGGTTTCAGACATTCACACAATCTATTGGGAGCAGTCCGGAAACCCAAATGGGCAT CCAGTCGTCTTTCTTCATGGAGGCCCAGGAGGAGGCACTACACCGAGTAATCGAAGATTCTTTGATCCTGTTTTTTACCGGATCATTCTCTTTGATCAG CGAGGTGCAGGGAAAAGTACACCCCATGCGTGCTTGGTGGAAAACACAACATGGGACCTCATTGATGATATTGAAAAGCTAAGGGAGCACTTGGAAATTCCAGAATGGCAG GTGTTTGGAGGGTCATGGGGAAGTACACTTGCTCTTGCATACAGCCAAGCACACCCTGACAAG GTAACTGGCATGGTCCTCAGAGGGATCTTTCTTTTGCGAAAGAAAGAGATAGATTGGTTTTATGAGGGTGGTGCTGCTGCCATATACCCTGATG CTTGGGAGCCATTTAGGGATCTTATACCCGAAAAGGAGAGGGGAAGCTTCATTGATGCCTACTATAAGAGATTAAACTCTGATGATATGGAAACACAA TATGCAGCTGCGAGAGCTTGGACGAAATGGGAAATGATGACAGCACATCTTCTCCCTAATGAAGAGAACATCAAGAGAGGTGATGATGATATGTTTTCACTG GCATTCGCAAGAATTGAAAATCATTACTTTGTGAAGCGCGGATTCTTTCCTACAGATTCATTCCTTTTAGATAATGTTGATAAGATAAGGCATATTAACACCACTATTGTACAG GGAAGATATGACGTTTGCTGTCCTATGATGTCAGCATGGGATCTTCATAAAGCATGGCCAGAGGCAGATTTTAAG GTTGTTCCAAATGCTGGGCACTCCGCAAATGAACCTGGAATAGCTGCGGAACTTGTAGCTGCGAACGAGATGCTGAAAAACATTATCAAGAAGAATGTACTCTGA
- the LOC122313549 gene encoding uncharacterized protein LOC122313549: MEDHSFFVGQEFPDVKAFRNAIKEAAIAQHFELRIIKSDLIRYFAKCAAEGCPWRIRAVKLPNAPTFTIRSLEGSHTCGRNAQNGHHQASVDWIVSFIEERLRDNINYKPKDILHDIHKQYGITIPYKQAWRAKERGLAAIYGSSEEGYCLLPSYCAQIKKANPGSIAEVFTTGADNQFHRLFVSFYPSIYGFLNGCLPVIGLGAIQLKSKYLGTLLSATSFDADGGLFPLAFGVVDAENDENWMWFFSELHKALEMNNGSVLQLTFLSNGQKGIIDAVRRKFPNSSHAFCMRHLTESIGKDFKNSRLVHLLWKAAYATTTIGFKQKMAEIEEVSPEAAKWIQQFPPSRWALAYFEGTRYGQLSSNIEEFNRWILEARELPVIQVIERIHSKLMVEFEDRRIKCSSWFSALAPSAEKRMVEAVDCASTYQVLRSDEVEFEVISAERSDIVNIGTHSCSCRDWQLYGIPCSHAVAALISCRKDIYAFTEKCFTVASYRETYAEEIRPIPGKLEWRRADGVPMDDDTEVVRPPKFRRPPGRPEKKRICVEDLNREKHTVHCSRCNQTGHYKTTCKADSMKSIEQF, from the coding sequence ATGGAGGACCACTCTTTTTTTGTTGGTCAGGAGTTTCCTGATGTCAAAGCCTTCCGGAATGCAATTAAAGAAGCTGCAATTGCACAACACTTTGAGCTGCGTATTATAAAAAGCGACCTGATTCGCTACTTTGCAAAGTGTGCTGCAGAGGGTTGCCCATGGCGCATCCGTGCAGTTAAGCTTCCCAATGCCCCAACATTCACGATAAGAAGCCTTGAAGGTTCACATACCTGTGGGAGAAATGCACAAAATGGACACCATCAGGCTTCTGTAGATTGGATTGTGAGTTTTATAGAGGAACGATTACGGGATAACATTAATTACAAGCCAAAGGATATACTGCACGACATCCATAAACAATATGGGATTACCATACCATATAAGCAAGCTTGGCGAGCAAAAGAACGTGGGCTTGCAGCAATTTACGGCTCTTCTGAAGAAGGATATTGTCTACTTCCTTCGTACTGTGCACAAATAAAGAAGGCTAACCCTGGGAGTATTGCAGAGGTGTTTACAACTGGTGCTGATAACCAGTTCCATCggctttttgtttcattttatccATCCATATATGGGTTCCTGAATGGTTGCTTACCTGTCATTGGGCTCGGTGCAATCCAGCTTAAAAGCAAGTACCTGGGTACCTTACTTTCAGCAACTTCTTTTGATGCTGATGGCGGGTTATTTCCACTTGCATTTGGTGTTGTTGATgcagaaaatgatgaaaattggATGTGGTTCTTCTCAGAGTTGCACAAGGCACTAGAGATGAACAATGGAAGTGTACTACAGCTCACATTTTTGTCAAATGGGCAAAAAGGAATTATAGATGCGGTAAGAAGGAAATTCCCAAATTCTTCTCATGCATTTTGTATGCGCCACTTGACTGAAAGCATTGGCAAAGATTTTAAGAACTCAAGGCTTGTCCATCTTCTGTGGAAAGCTGCATATGCCACCACCACCATtggtttcaaacaaaaaatggcTGAAATTGAGGAGGTTTCTCCTGAAGCAGCAAAGTGGATACAACAGTTTCCTCCTTCCCGCTGGGCATTAGCATACTTTGAAGGAACTAGGTATGGTCAACTCTCTTCAAATATAGAAGAGTTCAATCGATGGATTCTCGAAGCTCGAGAGTTGCCTGTAATCCAGGTGATTGAGAGGATTCACAGTAAATTGATGGTTGAGTTTGAGGATCGACGTATAAAGTGCAGTTCATGGTTTTCTGCGCTTGCCCCATCTGCTGAGAAACGTATGGTAGAAGCTGTCGACTGTGCTTCCACATATCAAGTCCTTCGGTCAGATGAAGTTGAATTTGAGGTTATATCTGCCGAGCGATCTGACATTGTGAATATTGGGACCCATAGTTGTTCATGCCGTGATTGGCAGCTTTACGGAATACCATGCTCACATGCTGTTGCGGCCCTCATCTCCTGTCGAAAGGATATATATGCTTTTACAGAGAAGTGTTTCACCGTTGCTAGTTATCGTGAGACGTATGCAGAGGAGATACGCCCTATCCCTGGAAAACTAGAATGGAGAAGGGCTGATGGGGTTCCTATGGACGATGATACTGAAGTTGTGCGGCCACCTAAATTTCGTCGACCACCAGGACGCCCGGAAAAGAAACGAATTTGTGTAGAGGACCTTAATCGGGAGAAACACACTGTCCATTGTAGTCGATGTAACCAAACGGGACATTATAAGACAACTTGCAAAGCGGATAGTATGAAGAGTATTGAACAGTTTTAG
- the LOC122313552 gene encoding uncharacterized protein LOC122313552 isoform X1, with amino-acid sequence MKVIGSAMEPDKHHDYHLLDSESALPVGNDLKNGRRREGATESESHKSNLPKGTPVHRKAYLNKFALAGAILASTNSILLGHGITFQFPCADIGVMSGAVLFTREFG; translated from the exons ATGAAAGTCATTGGTTCCGCTATGGAACCAGATAAGCACCATGACTACCACCTTCTTGATTCAGAATCAGCTTTGCCTGTGGGAAATGATCTgaagaatggaagaagaagagaaggagcCACTGAAAGTGAATCCCACAAATCCAATCTCCCGAAGGGTACGCCTGTTCATAGGAAGGCTTATCTGAACAAATTTGCTCTTGCTGGTGCCATTTTGGCTTCTACAAACTCTATTCTATTGGGCCATG GAATCACTTTCCAGTTTCCATGTGCAGATATTGGGGTGATGAGTGGCGCAGTGCTCTTCACCAGGGAGTTTGGGTAA
- the LOC122313552 gene encoding probable polyol transporter 4 isoform X2, whose translation MKVIGSAMEPDKHHDYHLLDSESALPVGNDLKNGRRREGATESESHKSNLPKGTPVHRKAYLNKFALAGAILASTNSILLGHDIGVMSGAVLFTREFG comes from the exons ATGAAAGTCATTGGTTCCGCTATGGAACCAGATAAGCACCATGACTACCACCTTCTTGATTCAGAATCAGCTTTGCCTGTGGGAAATGATCTgaagaatggaagaagaagagaaggagcCACTGAAAGTGAATCCCACAAATCCAATCTCCCGAAGGGTACGCCTGTTCATAGGAAGGCTTATCTGAACAAATTTGCTCTTGCTGGTGCCATTTTGGCTTCTACAAACTCTATTCTATTGGGCCATG ATATTGGGGTGATGAGTGGCGCAGTGCTCTTCACCAGGGAGTTTGGGTAA